From the Pseudomonadota bacterium genome, the window GAACAACATTTCGAATACATTCTGCAGCACACGAATCTGCGTTCCCTTTCCTGAAAGTGAGGCAAGAGTCATATGAAACTCTCTGTTCTTAAAAAGCCTTTCCTTCAGATAAAATTCTCTTTCTGCTGATAGATGTGCCTCAAGAGCAGCCTTGAGCGTCGTAAGCCCCTTTTTATCTATTTTCTGTATGGTAGCTGAAACCAGAGAAGGCTCTATCAACTCCCGGAGCTCATAAAGCTCCTCAAGTTCCTTGATGCTGAAAGGCGCCATGGAATATCCCCGGTTCGGTTCATGGTGGACAAACCCCTGCAGCTCAAGCCATTTAAGGGCCTGAATAATCGGAGTCGGGCTCAATTGAAGTTTTTCTGCAAGATCCCGATAGGCAATCTTTTGACCGGGTACAAGCTCCTTGCTGTA encodes:
- a CDS encoding GntR family transcriptional regulator, with the translated sequence MTKKIENVKHQEDSSLTAYQGIRRMLYSKELVPGQKIAYRDLAEKLQLSPTPIIQALKWLELQGFVHHEPNRGYSMAPFSIKELEELYELRELIEPSLVSATIQKIDKKGLTTLKAALEAHLSAEREFYLKERLFKNREFHMTLASLSGKGTQIRVLQNVFEMLFLKYGGNYFPVSSLIATDQAHQEIYDAVSLRSLERAQTVLKNHITNVKVQVLSSVKKMLAEQEQSVF